A DNA window from Setaria viridis chromosome 2, Setaria_viridis_v4.0, whole genome shotgun sequence contains the following coding sequences:
- the LOC117845192 gene encoding uncharacterized protein has translation MAQGEADAPGGGAPGTIGGTVKLKDLVPAATNTVNTTFIVLDKAAPTARPPYPHPQPHAQAQARGGEEVTCLALVADETAAAHFLLWGGECGAFEPGDIVRLTGGIFSYHRGNALVLRAGRRGRAEKVGEFTMLFVETPNMSEIQWGRDPDDPRRMVQEAVVSPCSQVFKPLR, from the exons ATGGCGCAGGGAGAG GCCgacgcgccgggcggcggcgcgcccggcACCATCGGAGGGACGGTGAAGCTCAAGGACCTGGTCCCGGCGGCGACCAACACGGTGAACACGACGTTCATCGTGCTGGACAAGGCGGCGCCGACGGCCCGTCCGCCCTACCCCCATCCTCAACCCCACGCCCAGGCCCaggcccgcggcggcgaggaggtgaCGTGCCTGGCGCTGGTGGCAGACGAGACCGCGGCGGCGCACTTCCTGCTGTGGGGCGGCGAGTGCGGCGCCTTCGAGCCGGGCGACATCGTGCGGCTCACGGGCGGCATCTTCTCGTACCACAGGGGCAACGCGCTCGTGCTGCGCgcgggccggcgcggccgcgcggagAAGGTGGGCGAGTTCACCATGCTCTTCGTGGAGACGCCCAACATGAGCGAGATCCAGTGGGGGCGGGACCCCGACGAccccaggaggatggtgcaggAGGCCGTCGTCTCGCCCTGCTCCCAGGTCTTCAAGCCGCTGCGATGA